A region from the Algoriphagus machipongonensis genome encodes:
- the uxaC gene encoding glucuronate isomerase, with protein sequence MQTLDKKQAFIAEDFLLENKYSQHLYHTYAKGLPIIDYHNHLPPNEINSDKNFENISKIWLAGDHYKWRAMRTLGVPEKYITGDASDEEKFQKWADTVPYTLRNPLFHWTHLELQRYFGIDELLTSKNASAIFNQTSEMLQGSDFSTCSLLNKMNVEVVCSTDSPTDTLNEHVSFSKKENDLQMYPAFRPDKAYAVEDPKAYGKYLAELGELANGQGIANFEELIQALQIRVNYFHDRGCRVSDHGLEQLYYFEGEPYNMDVLIHDLRYGNTLTKEMAEFFKFKVLVELSKMYHSKGWVQQFHLGALRNTNERMLSVLGPDTGYDSIGDFDQASALSKYLNKLESSDQLSKTVLYNLNPRDNEVFATMIGNYNGGGIKGKVQFGSGWWYLDQKDGMERQINTLSNMGLVSCFIGMLTDSRSFLSFPRHEYFRRILCNLFGNDVKNGELPWDEAWLGKIIQDICYYNAKNYFDFDPKNIIV encoded by the coding sequence ATGCAAACTTTGGACAAAAAACAGGCATTTATTGCAGAGGATTTTCTTTTAGAGAACAAGTATTCACAGCACCTTTATCATACATACGCCAAGGGTTTACCCATCATAGATTATCATAACCATCTCCCTCCTAATGAGATAAACTCTGATAAAAACTTTGAAAACATTTCAAAAATCTGGTTAGCTGGTGATCACTATAAATGGAGAGCCATGCGGACCTTGGGAGTTCCAGAAAAATATATCACAGGCGATGCCAGTGATGAGGAGAAATTCCAAAAATGGGCGGATACCGTTCCTTATACTTTAAGAAACCCACTTTTTCATTGGACTCACTTAGAACTTCAGCGCTATTTTGGAATTGATGAACTGCTTACGTCCAAAAATGCTTCTGCTATTTTTAACCAAACATCAGAAATGTTGCAAGGATCGGATTTTAGCACTTGTTCCTTATTGAATAAAATGAACGTGGAAGTTGTCTGTTCAACTGATTCTCCCACTGACACTTTAAATGAACATGTTTCATTTAGCAAAAAAGAAAATGATCTTCAAATGTACCCTGCTTTCAGACCAGATAAAGCCTATGCGGTTGAAGACCCAAAGGCCTATGGTAAATACCTTGCGGAACTTGGGGAATTAGCAAATGGTCAAGGAATTGCAAATTTTGAAGAATTAATTCAAGCACTACAGATAAGAGTAAATTATTTCCACGATCGAGGATGTAGAGTTTCTGATCATGGCTTGGAACAACTTTATTATTTTGAAGGCGAACCATATAACATGGATGTATTGATCCATGACCTTAGGTATGGTAACACTTTAACGAAGGAAATGGCCGAATTCTTTAAATTCAAAGTATTGGTAGAGCTTTCCAAAATGTACCATAGCAAAGGTTGGGTTCAGCAATTTCATTTAGGAGCACTTCGAAACACCAACGAACGAATGTTGTCTGTGTTAGGTCCAGATACAGGATACGACTCTATTGGAGATTTTGATCAAGCTTCTGCCCTTTCTAAATATCTAAATAAGTTGGAGTCCTCTGACCAGTTGAGTAAAACGGTATTATACAATCTTAATCCAAGGGATAATGAAGTTTTCGCCACAATGATCGGTAATTACAATGGTGGAGGCATCAAAGGTAAGGTTCAGTTTGGATCTGGCTGGTGGTATTTAGATCAGAAGGATGGTATGGAGAGACAGATCAACACACTATCCAATATGGGCTTAGTTTCCTGTTTTATTGGAATGTTGACTGACTCAAGAAGCTTCCTATCTTTCCCAAGACATGAATATTTCAGAAGGATTTTATGTAATCTTTTCGGAAATGATGTAAAAAATGGAGAACTACCTTGGGATGAAGCATGGCTTGGAAAAATCATTCAGGACATTTGCTATTATAACGCTAAAAATTACTTTGACTTTGACCCAAAAAACATAATCGTATAA
- a CDS encoding sugar O-acetyltransferase, translating into MTHKEKMISGKWYLAADPELMAERMHARKLLKQLNDSEPEETFLRANLVKELLGKSGKNVWIEPPFFCDYGYNIEVGDDCFFNFNCVVLDVTPVKIGDRVLIAPNVQFYAASHPTDAKSRGELWEFGKPITIGSDVWIGGSSVICPGVTIGDRSIIAAGSVVTKDVPADVIVGGNPAKYIKDAPKEAKE; encoded by the coding sequence ATGACCCATAAAGAGAAGATGATATCGGGTAAATGGTATCTGGCCGCAGATCCAGAATTGATGGCCGAAAGGATGCATGCCCGAAAACTTCTCAAACAATTGAACGATTCAGAGCCAGAGGAAACTTTTTTAAGAGCGAATTTAGTAAAAGAGTTACTGGGAAAGTCTGGGAAAAATGTTTGGATTGAACCGCCATTTTTTTGTGACTATGGCTACAACATTGAAGTTGGGGATGATTGTTTCTTTAATTTCAATTGTGTTGTTTTAGATGTCACTCCTGTCAAAATTGGTGATCGGGTATTGATAGCTCCTAACGTTCAGTTTTATGCCGCCTCACACCCGACTGATGCTAAGTCACGAGGAGAATTATGGGAATTTGGAAAACCCATTACTATAGGTTCAGATGTGTGGATTGGAGGAAGTTCGGTAATTTGCCCCGGAGTAACCATTGGAGATCGATCCATTATTGCAGCAGGTTCAGTGGTCACCAAAGATGTACCAGCAGATGTAATTGTCGGTGGGAATCCTGCAAAATACATCAAAGACGCTCCCAAAGAAGCAAAAGAATAA
- a CDS encoding SDR family oxidoreductase, whose translation MSTLFSIEGKKIAFSGATGVLGKTMALHLAQEGAQLIIIGRTQAKVDQLVDEINATGRDAWGYYADVTDEEGLQEVASKIESDHEYIDILINAAGGNMPGAVITPNQTFLDLDTKSLKNVVDLNYLGTVLPTKILLPLMLKNNKGNILNISSMAASRPMTRVLGYASAKAAIDNFTKFLAVELSAKHGPEFRVNAIAPGFFLTEQNRTLLTESDGSLTQRGNQIKSHTPMNRFGKPEDLLGSLQWLCSDASQFVTGTIIPVDGGFSAYSGV comes from the coding sequence ATGAGCACATTATTTTCCATTGAAGGGAAGAAAATAGCTTTTTCAGGAGCAACAGGTGTACTAGGAAAAACAATGGCCTTGCATTTAGCTCAGGAAGGAGCTCAATTGATCATTATTGGAAGAACCCAGGCAAAGGTTGATCAATTAGTAGATGAAATAAATGCAACAGGACGAGATGCCTGGGGCTACTACGCAGATGTAACGGATGAAGAAGGGCTGCAAGAAGTAGCTTCAAAAATCGAATCTGACCATGAATACATAGATATTTTGATCAATGCTGCTGGTGGTAATATGCCTGGAGCAGTAATCACTCCCAATCAAACTTTCTTAGACTTAGACACAAAATCTCTAAAGAACGTTGTGGACCTTAATTATCTGGGAACAGTCTTACCGACTAAAATTTTACTTCCTTTGATGCTCAAAAATAATAAGGGGAATATCTTAAATATCAGCTCAATGGCGGCCAGTAGACCTATGACTCGAGTTTTAGGTTATGCCTCTGCCAAAGCTGCAATAGACAATTTCACCAAATTCTTAGCAGTAGAATTGAGCGCTAAACATGGACCCGAATTTCGTGTGAATGCCATTGCTCCTGGATTTTTTCTTACGGAACAAAATCGTACCCTGCTTACTGAATCAGATGGAAGTTTAACTCAAAGAGGTAATCAAATCAAGAGTCATACACCAATGAATAGGTTTGGAAAGCCTGAAGATCTTTTGGGTTCTTTGCAATGGCTCTGCAGTGATGCATCTCAATTTGTAACCGGAACAATCATCCCTGTAGATGGTGGATTCAGCGCATATTCAGGAGTATAG
- a CDS encoding UDP-glucuronic acid decarboxylase family protein, producing MKRVLVSGGGGFLGSHLCDRLLKEGNEVLCVDNFFTGNRRNIHHLLDNKNFELLRHDVTHPLYVEVDEIYNLACPASPIHYQFDPVQTTKTSVIGAMNMLGLAKRLKIKILQASTSEIYGDPEIHPQPESYRGNVNTLGPRACYDEGKRCAETLFFDYYRQHQVPIKVMRIFNTYGPRMHPNDGRVVSNFIVQALKNEDITIYGDGKQTRSFCYVDDNIEGMYRLMNSRDGFTGPVNIGNPGEFTMLELAQLIIELTNSKSKLVFMSLPQDDPLQRKPVIDLAKKELDWEPKIALKDGLTKTIEYFEGII from the coding sequence ATGAAAAGAGTTTTAGTAAGCGGTGGTGGCGGATTCCTCGGAAGCCATCTTTGTGACCGCCTTTTAAAAGAAGGAAATGAGGTTTTATGTGTTGACAACTTTTTCACAGGAAATCGAAGAAACATTCATCACCTTCTTGACAACAAGAATTTTGAATTACTAAGGCATGATGTAACTCATCCTCTTTATGTGGAAGTAGATGAAATATACAATCTTGCCTGCCCTGCCTCTCCAATTCACTACCAGTTTGACCCAGTTCAAACCACCAAAACTTCTGTAATTGGTGCCATGAATATGTTAGGGCTCGCTAAAAGGCTAAAAATCAAGATCCTTCAAGCAAGTACATCAGAAATTTACGGAGATCCTGAAATTCACCCTCAACCAGAATCGTACAGAGGTAATGTAAATACCTTGGGACCAAGAGCCTGTTATGATGAAGGAAAACGATGTGCAGAAACTTTGTTTTTTGATTACTATAGGCAACATCAAGTCCCTATTAAGGTGATGCGCATATTTAACACCTACGGGCCTAGAATGCATCCCAATGATGGTCGAGTGGTATCAAATTTTATTGTACAAGCTTTAAAAAATGAGGACATCACGATCTATGGTGATGGGAAGCAAACCAGGTCTTTCTGCTATGTTGATGATAACATAGAAGGTATGTATCGATTGATGAATAGCCGAGATGGTTTTACTGGACCTGTCAATATTGGAAACCCTGGTGAGTTTACGATGCTTGAGTTGGCTCAATTGATTATTGAACTAACTAACAGTAAGAGTAAATTAGTATTTATGTCTCTTCCTCAAGATGACCCATTGCAAAGGAAACCGGTAATTGATCTAGCAAAAAAGGAGTTGGATTGGGAACCAAAAATCGCCTTGAAGGATGGTTTAACCAAAACCATAGAATACTTCGAAGGAATTATTTAA
- the uxuA gene encoding mannonate dehydratase — protein MTYKMEQTMRWYGPNDPVSLQDILQAGATGIVTALHHIPNGEVWTSEEILKRKATVEQAGLTWSVVESIPVHEKIKTRTGNYQELIENYKQSIRNLAKARIKTVCYNFMPILDWTRTDLFHTLPNGAKALLYEKKAVQAFDLFILKREGAEADYSTSELQEIKAYYEGLSPEKHQLIIDNILKGLPGSEIGYTLEEFKEMLLTYEGINAEKLAEHLKLFLDAIVPVAEENEVYLAIHPDDPPFPLFGLPRVVSVASDARRLITDQPSPYNGLTFCTGSYGVRADNDLPAMVAEFGKHIHFIHLRSTRRKENGDFFEDNHLDGNVDMVAVIDEILKVQEQRGKSLPMRPDHGHQMLDDLKKKTNAGYSAIGRLKGLAEIRGVEAALLYKKQK, from the coding sequence ATGACCTATAAAATGGAACAAACCATGCGTTGGTATGGTCCAAATGACCCAGTTAGTCTTCAGGATATTTTACAAGCTGGAGCCACGGGCATTGTAACTGCTCTTCACCACATTCCCAATGGTGAAGTATGGACTTCTGAAGAAATCCTAAAGAGAAAAGCAACCGTCGAACAAGCAGGTTTGACTTGGTCTGTCGTAGAGTCTATTCCTGTTCATGAAAAAATCAAAACCCGAACAGGCAATTATCAAGAGCTCATTGAAAATTATAAGCAAAGTATTAGAAATTTAGCTAAGGCTAGAATCAAAACGGTTTGCTATAATTTTATGCCGATATTGGATTGGACCCGAACAGATTTATTCCATACACTTCCGAACGGCGCCAAAGCATTACTTTATGAAAAAAAGGCTGTTCAAGCTTTTGATTTATTTATACTTAAGAGAGAAGGTGCAGAGGCAGACTACTCAACTTCTGAGCTTCAGGAAATAAAAGCATATTATGAAGGCCTAAGTCCTGAAAAACATCAATTGATTATTGACAACATTTTAAAAGGTCTTCCAGGTTCAGAGATAGGATATACACTTGAAGAATTCAAGGAAATGCTTTTAACCTATGAAGGAATTAATGCTGAAAAGCTTGCAGAGCATTTAAAGTTATTTCTTGACGCAATCGTTCCAGTCGCTGAAGAAAATGAAGTTTATTTAGCGATTCACCCAGACGATCCTCCGTTTCCATTATTTGGATTACCTAGAGTAGTTTCTGTTGCTTCAGATGCAAGAAGATTAATTACAGATCAACCAAGCCCTTATAATGGGTTGACATTTTGTACAGGCTCCTATGGGGTAAGAGCAGATAATGATCTTCCTGCCATGGTTGCAGAATTTGGAAAACATATCCACTTCATACATTTGAGAAGTACTCGTCGAAAAGAGAATGGTGATTTCTTTGAAGACAACCATTTGGATGGAAATGTAGATATGGTAGCTGTAATTGATGAGATTTTAAAAGTCCAGGAACAAAGAGGGAAATCGCTTCCTATGCGACCGGATCACGGGCATCAAATGCTTGATGATCTTAAAAAGAAAACCAATGCAGGATATTCAGCCATCGGAAGATTAAAAGGACTGGCTGAAATTCGTGGAGTAGAAGCAGCTTTACTTTATAAAAAACAAAAATGA
- a CDS encoding AMP-binding protein, with amino-acid sequence MQDFPWFKFYPKSVDKVVNCDAYGSVSELFEESVKKYGDSTAYECMGKTLSFNELDKLSSHFANYLIHVLKLEQGSRVALQMPNTLQYPVAMFGALRAGMIVVNTNPLYTSAEMKHQFNDAGADVIVIVANFAHNLEKIREEISAKRIIITELGDLLGFLKGTIVNLVVKHVKKMVPSYSLPGADTFKSALEQGAEYEFHAPKIKKSDTAFLQYTGGTTGVSKGAELSHGNIIANMQQISEWMKPSLKEREEVVITALPLYHIFALTVNCLSMLKIGAHNVLITNPRDMPAFCKDLSKHKFSVFTGVNTLFNGLLNQESFKNLDFSHLKIAVGGGMAVQKSTAEKWKKVTGTPLAEGYGLTETSPVASCNPIDGTERNGTIGIPLPNTEMCVMDDEGNMLDIGERGEICIKGPQVMIGYWNRPKETAEVMRGEWFKSGDIGIMDEDGFFKIVDRKKEMILVSGFNVYPNEIEDVIASCEGVLEVGVIGMPDPKSTEKVVAYVVPKGDSLSEDKVIAHCHESLTNYKIPKEVYFTDELPKSNVGKILRRKIKEAHMEKIGAKTK; translated from the coding sequence ATGCAAGATTTTCCATGGTTTAAATTTTATCCAAAGTCAGTTGACAAAGTTGTCAACTGTGATGCCTATGGTAGTGTTTCTGAACTTTTTGAAGAATCTGTCAAAAAATACGGAGATAGTACAGCCTATGAATGCATGGGTAAGACGCTCTCATTTAATGAATTAGATAAGCTTTCATCTCATTTTGCAAATTATCTCATACATGTATTGAAACTAGAGCAGGGTTCAAGAGTAGCCCTTCAGATGCCAAATACTCTGCAATATCCAGTGGCCATGTTTGGTGCACTTCGAGCTGGAATGATTGTAGTAAATACTAATCCTCTTTATACTTCTGCAGAAATGAAGCATCAATTCAATGATGCCGGAGCAGATGTCATCGTCATTGTAGCAAATTTTGCTCATAATCTAGAAAAGATTAGAGAGGAGATTTCAGCGAAAAGAATTATCATCACCGAACTAGGTGATTTATTGGGTTTTTTGAAAGGGACGATCGTAAACTTGGTTGTAAAACATGTCAAAAAGATGGTTCCAAGCTATTCACTTCCCGGAGCAGACACTTTTAAATCTGCACTGGAGCAGGGAGCCGAGTACGAATTTCATGCACCCAAAATCAAGAAGAGTGATACTGCCTTTTTACAATATACTGGAGGTACAACTGGTGTTTCAAAAGGTGCAGAACTTAGCCATGGAAATATCATTGCGAACATGCAACAGATTTCAGAATGGATGAAACCGAGTTTAAAAGAGAGAGAAGAGGTAGTAATTACGGCATTGCCACTCTATCATATTTTTGCACTGACAGTTAACTGTCTATCAATGTTGAAAATTGGGGCTCATAATGTATTGATTACCAATCCGCGTGATATGCCCGCATTTTGCAAGGACCTTTCCAAACACAAGTTTTCAGTTTTCACAGGTGTAAATACCTTATTCAATGGTTTATTAAATCAGGAATCTTTTAAGAATCTGGATTTTTCTCATTTGAAAATTGCTGTTGGAGGAGGTATGGCAGTTCAAAAGTCTACCGCTGAAAAATGGAAAAAAGTTACTGGAACTCCTCTTGCTGAAGGTTATGGTCTTACGGAAACATCACCCGTGGCTTCCTGTAATCCAATTGATGGGACAGAGAGAAATGGGACGATAGGAATTCCACTTCCCAATACCGAAATGTGTGTCATGGATGATGAGGGCAATATGTTAGACATCGGCGAGAGAGGAGAGATTTGCATCAAAGGCCCCCAAGTAATGATTGGATATTGGAATAGGCCTAAGGAAACTGCAGAAGTCATGCGTGGAGAATGGTTTAAATCTGGAGATATCGGGATAATGGATGAGGATGGATTTTTCAAGATTGTAGATCGGAAAAAGGAAATGATTTTGGTTTCTGGTTTCAATGTTTATCCAAACGAAATTGAAGATGTCATTGCATCCTGTGAAGGTGTTTTAGAGGTAGGTGTTATAGGTATGCCAGATCCAAAGTCCACTGAGAAAGTAGTGGCATACGTAGTCCCAAAAGGAGATTCTTTATCGGAAGATAAAGTGATTGCACATTGTCATGAATCGCTGACTAACTATAAAATCCCAAAAGAAGTCTATTTTACTGATGAGCTACCAAAATCGAATGTTGGGAAAATTTTAAGGAGGAAAATCAAAGAGGCGCATATGGAAAAGATTGGAGCCAAAACAAAATAA